In Bactrocera oleae isolate idBacOlea1 chromosome 5, idBacOlea1, whole genome shotgun sequence, a genomic segment contains:
- the Hk gene encoding voltage-gated potassium channel subunit beta-2 isoform X3 produces the protein MPIATKTATKQNSQQQSANNTMTMHDDNTATTHASSSNSSHNTTTTATATANNSHAAATNLNNSSAANLSGGISSLPPLQPPPPPPPALSSGNLSILNGSIGIASAHAHAHSSHATYGHAPSAVMASATAVAAAANANNYSMPTYANITVIPSNIAAVAASNVQTANAVNANPPIAVFMGGLAGGAVAAATGAGRGGAGGGAIGVGNTNDNNNNMDNTSEESNAVTIYRCRAPIASLDCMEEFSGRSISLGSNPALPLRHGSTPTPGLRYKNLGKSGLRVSNVGLGTWPVFSPGVSDEQAEAILRLAIESGINLFDISEAHSETEIGKILQRTGWKRTAYVITTKVYWSTKSEERGLSRKHIIECVKASLQRLQLQYIDIVIIHKADAMCPMEVVRAMNYVIQQGWAMYWGTARWSHVEIMEAYTNCRQFNCITPIVEQSEYHMFCREKCELYLPEMYNKIGVGLMAWGPLSMALADTQNGEKLFLPKGSFKTKSQSYSWTEDEINRNAALSPQGSWGKDRVDEGRRHCDRLRDLAALAEKLGCSPTQLSIAWSLKHEPVQCLLLGATSAEQLHQSLQSLQLLPRLSTSVLMELERILENKPVRPPMISTLALR, from the exons ATGCCAATAGCAACCAAAACCGCCACAAAGCAAAACTCGCAGCAACAATCAGCCAACAACACCATGACCATGCACGATGACAACACTGCAACAACGCATGCcagtagcagcaacagcagccacaacacgaccacaacagcaacagcaacagccaaTAACTCACACGCCGCCGCCACCAACCTCAATAATAGCAGCGCTGCCAATTTAAGTGGCGGCATTTCATCGCTACCGCCACTACAACCGCCACCACCTCCACCGCCCGCGCTGAGCAGCGGCAACCTGAGCATACTAAATGGTAGCATTGGCATTGCCAGCGCTCACGCTCACGCTCATTCGTCGCATGCGACGTACGGCCATGCACCGAGCGCTGTCATGGCCAGTGCCACCGCCGTCGCCGCTGCCGCCAATGCGAACAACTACAGCATGCCTACCTACGCCAATATTACCGTTATCCCCTCGAACATAGCTGCCGTCGCTGCCTCGAACGTTCAAACAGCGAATGCCGTCAATGCCAATCCGCCCATAGCCGTTTTCATGGGTGGGCTGGCTGGTGGCGCGGTGGCGGCAGCAACGGGTGCCGGTAGAGGTGGTGCTGGTGGTGGTGCCATTGGTGTGGGCAATaccaatgacaacaacaacaatatggatAATACAAGCGAAGAATCGAATGCTGTGACAATTTACAG GTGCCGGGCCCCAATTGCGTCACTCGACTGCATGGAGGAGTTCAGTG GCCGTTCGATAAGTTTGGGTTCGAATCCGGCACTACCGTTACGGCATGGCTCCACACCGACGCCCGGTTTGCGCTACAAGAATCTTGGCAAGAGCGGCTTGCGCGTCTCCAATGTCGGCTTGGGCACGTGGCCTGTTTTCTCGCCCGGCGTTAGTGACGAACAAGCCGAAGCCATATTGCGTTTGGCCATCGAGAGTGGCATTAATTTGTTTGATATCTCAGAGGCGCATTCAGAGACGGAAATCGGAAAAATTTTGCAGCGCACTGGGTGGAAGCGAACAGCATATGTAATTACTACAAAGGTCTACTGGAGCACCAA ATCCGAAGAACGTGGCCTTTCACGCAAGCACATCATCGAGTGTGTCAAAGCAAGTTTGCAACGTTTGCAATTGCAATATATCGATATTGTGATTATACACAAGGCGGACGCTATGTGCCCCATGGAAg TTGTACGTGCCATGAACTATGTCATCCAGCAGGGCTGGGCAATGTACTGGGGCACAGCACGTTGGTCACATGTCGAGATCATGGAAGCCTACACTAACTGCCGGCAGTTCAATTGCATTACACCAATAGTCGAACAATCAGAGTACCACATGTTTTGTCGCGAGAAATGCGAGCTCTATTTGCCAGAAATGTACAATAAGATTGGTGTGGGCCTAATGGCTTGGGGACCGCTTTCAATGGCATTGGCCGATACGCAAAATGGCGAAAAACTCTTTTTGCCAAAGGGATCATTCAAAACGAAAAGTCAAAGTTATTCATGGACAGAGGATGAAATTAACCGAAAT GCGGCCTTATCGCCACAAGGCAGCTGGGGTAAAGATCGAGTGGACGAGGGGCGTCGACATTGTGATCGCTTGCGCGATTTGGCAGCACTGGCCGAGAAATTGGGTTGCAGTCCAACGCAGCTCTCCATTGCTTGGTCACTCAAGCATGAGCCGGTGCAATGTCTGCTTCTAGGTGCAACCTCGGCGGAACAATTGCATCAGAGTTTGCAATCCTTGCAG CTACTGCCACGCCTCTCAACCAGCGTCTTAATGGAGTTGGAGCGCATATTAGAGAATAAACCGGTGCGGCCGCCAATGATATCGACACTCGCACTTCGGTGA
- the Hk gene encoding voltage-gated potassium channel subunit beta-2 isoform X4, whose protein sequence is MPIATKTATKQNSQQQSANNTMTMHDDNTATTHASSSNSSHNTTTTATATANNSHAAATNLNNSSAANLSGGISSLPPLQPPPPPPPALSSGNLSILNGSIGIASAHAHAHSSHATYGHAPSAVMASATAVAAAANANNYSMPTYANITVIPSNIAAVAASNVQTANAVNANPPIAVFMGGLAGGAVAAATGAGRGGAGGGAIGVGNTNDNNNNMDNTSEESNAVTIYRCRAPIASLDCMEEFSGTGGHLDFGRSISLGSNPALPLRHGSTPTPGLRYKNLGKSGLRVSNVGLGTWPVFSPGVSDEQAEAILRLAIESGINLFDISEAHSETEIGKILQRTGWKRTAYVITTKVYWSTKSEERGLSRKHIIECVKASLQRLQLQYIDIVIIHKADAMCPMEEVVRAMNYVIQQGWAMYWGTARWSHVEIMEAYTNCRQFNCITPIVEQSEYHMFCREKCELYLPEMYNKIGVGLMAWGPLSMALADTQNGEKLFLPKGSFKTKSQSYSWTEDEINRNAALSPQGSWGKDRVDEGRRHCDRLRDLAALAEKLGCSPTQLSIAWSLKHEPVQCLLLGATSAEQLHQSLQSLQLLPRLSTSVLMELERILENKPVRPPMISTLALR, encoded by the exons ATGCCAATAGCAACCAAAACCGCCACAAAGCAAAACTCGCAGCAACAATCAGCCAACAACACCATGACCATGCACGATGACAACACTGCAACAACGCATGCcagtagcagcaacagcagccacaacacgaccacaacagcaacagcaacagccaaTAACTCACACGCCGCCGCCACCAACCTCAATAATAGCAGCGCTGCCAATTTAAGTGGCGGCATTTCATCGCTACCGCCACTACAACCGCCACCACCTCCACCGCCCGCGCTGAGCAGCGGCAACCTGAGCATACTAAATGGTAGCATTGGCATTGCCAGCGCTCACGCTCACGCTCATTCGTCGCATGCGACGTACGGCCATGCACCGAGCGCTGTCATGGCCAGTGCCACCGCCGTCGCCGCTGCCGCCAATGCGAACAACTACAGCATGCCTACCTACGCCAATATTACCGTTATCCCCTCGAACATAGCTGCCGTCGCTGCCTCGAACGTTCAAACAGCGAATGCCGTCAATGCCAATCCGCCCATAGCCGTTTTCATGGGTGGGCTGGCTGGTGGCGCGGTGGCGGCAGCAACGGGTGCCGGTAGAGGTGGTGCTGGTGGTGGTGCCATTGGTGTGGGCAATaccaatgacaacaacaacaatatggatAATACAAGCGAAGAATCGAATGCTGTGACAATTTACAG GTGCCGGGCCCCAATTGCGTCACTCGACTGCATGGAGGAGTTCAGTGGTACGGGAGGTCATCTTGATTTCG GCCGTTCGATAAGTTTGGGTTCGAATCCGGCACTACCGTTACGGCATGGCTCCACACCGACGCCCGGTTTGCGCTACAAGAATCTTGGCAAGAGCGGCTTGCGCGTCTCCAATGTCGGCTTGGGCACGTGGCCTGTTTTCTCGCCCGGCGTTAGTGACGAACAAGCCGAAGCCATATTGCGTTTGGCCATCGAGAGTGGCATTAATTTGTTTGATATCTCAGAGGCGCATTCAGAGACGGAAATCGGAAAAATTTTGCAGCGCACTGGGTGGAAGCGAACAGCATATGTAATTACTACAAAGGTCTACTGGAGCACCAA ATCCGAAGAACGTGGCCTTTCACGCAAGCACATCATCGAGTGTGTCAAAGCAAGTTTGCAACGTTTGCAATTGCAATATATCGATATTGTGATTATACACAAGGCGGACGCTATGTGCCCCATGGAAg AAGTTGTACGTGCCATGAACTATGTCATCCAGCAGGGCTGGGCAATGTACTGGGGCACAGCACGTTGGTCACATGTCGAGATCATGGAAGCCTACACTAACTGCCGGCAGTTCAATTGCATTACACCAATAGTCGAACAATCAGAGTACCACATGTTTTGTCGCGAGAAATGCGAGCTCTATTTGCCAGAAATGTACAATAAGATTGGTGTGGGCCTAATGGCTTGGGGACCGCTTTCAATGGCATTGGCCGATACGCAAAATGGCGAAAAACTCTTTTTGCCAAAGGGATCATTCAAAACGAAAAGTCAAAGTTATTCATGGACAGAGGATGAAATTAACCGAAAT GCGGCCTTATCGCCACAAGGCAGCTGGGGTAAAGATCGAGTGGACGAGGGGCGTCGACATTGTGATCGCTTGCGCGATTTGGCAGCACTGGCCGAGAAATTGGGTTGCAGTCCAACGCAGCTCTCCATTGCTTGGTCACTCAAGCATGAGCCGGTGCAATGTCTGCTTCTAGGTGCAACCTCGGCGGAACAATTGCATCAGAGTTTGCAATCCTTGCAG CTACTGCCACGCCTCTCAACCAGCGTCTTAATGGAGTTGGAGCGCATATTAGAGAATAAACCGGTGCGGCCGCCAATGATATCGACACTCGCACTTCGGTGA
- the LOC138857625 gene encoding probable serine/threonine-protein kinase MARK-A, with translation MTTTISKHDLQLQQQLQQQQQQQQQQLLLLHQPEHAQQPLHVHYTDQQQQANLQKQHHSSHLLKSTTNKSLLINNTVSSLVDNTTNIYDLDAATATLTTASVTAATPSASITTTTTTTRLDSATAIIQIDSLNNNTTSLSATTNAITTATTPTNNNGCVMIPTSDATESEPKTQKRRSLLNFKSFDFHIKSLYSGLRNGNKHSHSQSSSLGGCVGGSKSGSSAADGEGRTDNANGSGLLDAVTPIGGRGGTAINNRMPPYLKIESVDAEEAENLLLDYPQSPYSSRRNSSHEDDNRSSSQLLHINRYDMCSRSQASSPSPYYLSPYAIDSDNIRRSSTSDIMSCKRSGTSSASDSRRPSTSDLLRKARERRGSEARMGRSVSHSGLPRGGPRIGAGGGGGRRTSMAF, from the coding sequence atgacaacaacaataagcaaaCATGACTTACAACTACAACAGcagttgcagcagcaacaacaacaacaacagcaacaattgttACTACTACATCAGCCGGAGCATGCGCAGCAACCGCTACATGTGCATTACACAGACCAACAGCAACAAGCAAATTTACAAAAGCAACACCATTCTTCACACTTATTAAAATCTACAACCaataaaagtttattaattaataataccgTTAGTAGTTTAGTCGACAAcaccacaaatatttacgatttAGACGCTGCGACCGCAACGCTGACAACAGCATCTGTAACTGCTGCAACACCGTCGGCTagcatcacaacaacaacaactacaacacgcTTAGATAGTGCAACCGCAATTATACAAATAGATTCcttaaacaacaacacaactagTTTAAGTGCCACAACCAACGCCATCACAACCGCCACCACACCAACCAACAATAACGGCTGCGTGATGATACCAACCAGCGATGCAACCGAGTCGGAACCGAAAACTCAAAAGCGTCGCTCATTGCTCAACTTCAAATCGTTCGATTTTCACATCAAATCTCTATATTCTGGTTTGCGGAATGGCAACAAACACTCGCACTCCCAATCGTCTTCGCTGGGTGGTTGTGTAGGTGGCAGCAAAAGCGGCAGTAGCGCTGCTGACGGTGAGGGTAGAACCGACAATGCGAATGGTAGCGGTTTACTGGACGCCGTCACACCGATCGGTGGCCGTGGCGGCACAGCCATCAATAATCGCATGCCGCCCTATCTCAAGATCGAATCGGTCGATGCTGAGGAAGCGGAGAATCTACTGCTCGATTACCCACAATCGCCGTACTCTTCGCGTCGCAATAGCTCACACGAAGACGACAATCGTTCCAGTTCACAGCTGTTGCACATCAACCGTTACGACATGTGTTCGCGGTCGCAGGCCAGTTCGCCTTCCCCGTACTACCTGTCACCATATGCCATCGATTCGGACAATATACGACGCTCCTCGACGTCGGACATTATGTCGTGCAAGCGCAGCGGTACATCCAGCGCGAGTGATAGCCGTCGGCCGAGCACGAGCGATCTGTTGCGGAAGGCGCGTGAACGGCGCGGTAGCGAGGCGCGAATGGGCCGCAGCGTTTCGCATAGTGGACTGCCGCGTGGTGGACCCCGTATAGGTGCGGGTGGCGGCGGAGGACGGCGTACGAGTATGGCATTTTAA